In the genome of Dermatobacter hominis, the window GGTCGCGGCGGGACCGCTCCGACCGGGCGATGTCGAGGAACACCCGCCACGCCACCGTGACCAGCCAGGCCTGCGGGTCGGCCGGCGGCTCGTCGCCCCAGGCGGAGATCGCCCGGATCAGCGCCTCCTGGACGGCGTCCTCGGCCGTCGCGAAGTCAGCACCGCGACGGACGAGGACGCCCAGCACCCGGGGGACGAGCTCGCGCAGCTCGACGTCGTCCACCGGCTAGTCCGTGACGGTGGAGGGGTGGGCCAGGAACGGCCGGACCTCGAGCCACTCGTGGATGGGCTGCCCACCGGCTCCCGGCGCCGACGAGAGCTGCCCCGCGAGCTCGATCGCGCGGTCGTAGCTGTCGACGTCGATGATCATCCACCCGGCGATCAGGTCCTTGGTCTCCGCGAACGGACCGTCGGTCACCGGCGGTCGGCCCTCGCCGTCGGAGCGGACCCAGACGCCGTCGGGTGCCAGGGCCTGCCCGTCGACGAACTCGCCGCTGCGCTCCAGCTCGGAGGCGAAGTCGTTCATGAAGCGGATGTGCGCATCCACCTCGTCGGGCGTCCACCGGTCCATCGGCACGTCGTTCACCGCCGCGGGGGCGCCTCGGTAGTGCTTGAGCAACAGGTACTTGGCCATCGTGTCCTCCTGGTCGTCGCGTCGGCCGTTCCGGCCGATCCACCCCTGGGACGGATCAGGCGACGGGATCTCGACATCCTGGCGGAAGGTCCTCGGGCGGACCGCTCAGGCGAAGTCGCCCGACGCCTTGCGCAGGCGTCGGAGGATGCGGAACAGCGCGTCGAGGTCGCGGCGGCTCCAGCCGAGGTCGCTGAAGACCTGCTCGTTGAGCGTGCGGGTCGCCCGCCGGGCGGTGCGCCGCCCGCCGGCCGTGATCGTGGCGAGCGTGGTGCGGCGGTCACCCGGGTGCGCGATCCGCTCCACCAGTCCGTCGGCCTCCAGCCGGTCCACCGCGTTCGTGACGCTCGCGGGGTGGACCTGGAGGCGGGCGCCGATCTTGCCGAGCGGGAGCGAGCCGTTCCGGCTGAAGTCGAGCAGCACCAGGAGCTCGTAGCGGGCGAACGTGAGGCCGAGGGGCTTGAGCTGGGCGTCGACCCGGGCCATCAGGATCTGCTCGACGCGGATGATCGACGTGAGGGCCGCCATCCCGTCGGCGGCCTCGTCCCACCCGTGGTCGACCCACTGCCGGTGAGCCTCCTCGATGGGGTCGAACGGGAGGGCACCGGAACCCGACATGGCCGGGAGGCTACCCGTGTGACGGTTGACCTCCCGCCGTGCCGGAAATACCCTTTGATGTCCAAACAGTTCGGTGGACGTCCGACCAGATCGAGGGCCTCGCATGCCTGCACCCGAGTTGCACCGACCCGTCAACCCGGTGCGGTTCGTCACCGCCGCCAGCCTCTTCGACGGCCACGACGCGTCCATCAACATCATGCGGCGCATCCTGCAGAGCCAGGGTGCCGAGGTCGTCCACCTCGGCCACAACCGGTCCGTCGACGAGGTCGTCCGGGCCGCGGTGGCGGAGGACGTGCAGGGCATCGCGCTCAGCTCCTACCAGGGCGGCCACGTCGAGTACTTCCGCTATCTCATCGACCGCCTGGCCGAGAGCGGCGCCGCCCACGTCAGGGTGTACGGCGGTGGGGGCGGCGTCATCGTCCCCGACGAGATCCGCCAGCTGCACGAGCACGGGGTGGCCCGCATCTTCTCGCCCGAGGACGGCCAGCGGATGGGCCTCGCCGGCATGGTCAACCTGATGATCGCCGAGTGCGACGTCGACCTGGCGACGGCCGACGTCGCCGTCGCCGAGGTGCTGGGCGGGTCGGTTCGCGACCTCGCCCGCACGATCACGTCGCTCGAGGCGGGCGTCGTCCCCGAGGACGTCCGGGACGAGCTGCGCCGCGTCCGCTCGTCGCGCGAGGTCCCGGTGCTCGGCATCACCGGCACCGGGGGGTCGGGCAAGTCGTCGCTGACCGACGAGCTGGTCCGCCGGATCCGGCTCGACCAGGGCGGCAAGGTGAAGCTGGCGATCGTCGCGATCGACCCCACCCGTCGCCGGGGCGGGGGCGCCCTGCTCGGCGACCGGATCCGCATGAACTCGATCGACTCGCCCGAGATCTACTTCCGGTCGCTCGCCACCCGCTCGACCACGAGCGAGGTGCCCGACTGCCTCGACGACGTCATCGCCGCCTGCACCGCCTGGGGCGCGGACCTCGTGATCGTGGAGACGCCCGGCATCGGCCAGGGCGACGCCGGCATCGTGGGCCACTCCGACGTCTCGCTCTACGTCATGACCTCCGAGTTCGGCGCGTCGTCGCAGCTCGAGAAGATCGACATGCTCGACTTCGCCGACGTCGTCGCCATCAACAAGTTCGAGCGGCCCGGGTCCGAGGACGCGATGCGCGACGTCGCCCGCCAGCTGGTGCGCAACCGCGAGGCGTTCGACCGCTCGCCCGACGACATGCCGGTGTTCGGCACGATCGCCTCGCGCTTCAACGACGACGGCGTCACCGCGCTGTACCACCACCTCCGGGCGGAGCTCGCCGGGCACGGCCTGCGGCTCCCCGACGGCGACCTCGCGCCCGTCGAGGGCCGGACCTCGTCGACGCGCACCGAGATCGTGCCGCGCACCCGCACGCGCTACCTCGCCGAGATCGCCGAGACCGTGCGCGCCTACCACGACGACACCGCGGCGCAGGCGGCCGTGGCCCGCCGCATCCAGCACCTCGAGGCGACGGCCGAGCTGCTCGACGGCGCCGGCGACCCGACCCGCGACGTCGAGCGGCTGGCCGACGCCGCCCGCGAGGACCTCGAGCCCGCGAACCGCCGGCTGCTCGACGACTGGCCGGCCCGGGCGGCCGAGCTCTCCGGTCCCGACCGGCCGGCGCGGACGTCGCTGTCCGGCCTGCAGGTCCCCAAGCTGTCACTGCCCCGCTTCGCCGACCGGGGCGACCTGCTGCGGTGGCTGCGGTCCGAGAACCTCCCCGGCCACTTCCCGTTCACGGCCGGCGTCTTCCCGCTGAAGCGCGAGGGCGAGGACCCCGCCCGGATGTTCGCCGGCGAGGGCGGCCCGGCCCGGACCAACAGGCGGTTCCACCTCCTCTCCGAGGGCCAGCCCGCGACCCGGCTGTCGACGGCGTTCGACTCGGTGACCCTCTACGGCTTCGACCCGGCGGAGCGCCCCGACGTCTACGGCAAGATCGGCACCTCCGGCGTGTCGATCGCCTCGCTCGACGACATGAAGGTCCTGTACTCCGGCTTCGACCTCTGCGATCCGACGACCTCGGTGTCCATGACGATCAACGGCCCCGCGCCGGCGATCCTGGCCATGTTCCTCAACACGGCCATCGACCAGCGCCTCGACCGCTTCGTCGAGGAGGAGGGCCGGGCACCGACCGAGGCGGAGGCCGCCGAGCTCCGGTCGTGGGTGCTGTCGAACGTCCGCGGCACCGTCCAGGCCGACATCCTCAAGGAGGACCAGGGCCAGAACACGTGCATCTTCTCGACGGAGTTCTCGCTCGGGGTCATGGCCGACATCGCCGAGTGGTTCGTCGCCGAGCGCGTGCGGAGCTTCTACTCGGTGTCGATCTCCGGCTACCACATCGCCGAGGCCGGCGCGAACCCGATCAGCCAGCTCGCGTTCACCCTCGCCA includes:
- a CDS encoding YciI family protein → MAKYLLLKHYRGAPAAVNDVPMDRWTPDEVDAHIRFMNDFASELERSGEFVDGQALAPDGVWVRSDGEGRPPVTDGPFAETKDLIAGWMIIDVDSYDRAIELAGQLSSAPGAGGQPIHEWLEVRPFLAHPSTVTD
- a CDS encoding MarR family winged helix-turn-helix transcriptional regulator, giving the protein MSGSGALPFDPIEEAHRQWVDHGWDEAADGMAALTSIIRVEQILMARVDAQLKPLGLTFARYELLVLLDFSRNGSLPLGKIGARLQVHPASVTNAVDRLEADGLVERIAHPGDRRTTLATITAGGRRTARRATRTLNEQVFSDLGWSRRDLDALFRILRRLRKASGDFA
- the icmF gene encoding fused isobutyryl-CoA mutase/GTPase IcmF, whose translation is MPAPELHRPVNPVRFVTAASLFDGHDASINIMRRILQSQGAEVVHLGHNRSVDEVVRAAVAEDVQGIALSSYQGGHVEYFRYLIDRLAESGAAHVRVYGGGGGVIVPDEIRQLHEHGVARIFSPEDGQRMGLAGMVNLMIAECDVDLATADVAVAEVLGGSVRDLARTITSLEAGVVPEDVRDELRRVRSSREVPVLGITGTGGSGKSSLTDELVRRIRLDQGGKVKLAIVAIDPTRRRGGGALLGDRIRMNSIDSPEIYFRSLATRSTTSEVPDCLDDVIAACTAWGADLVIVETPGIGQGDAGIVGHSDVSLYVMTSEFGASSQLEKIDMLDFADVVAINKFERPGSEDAMRDVARQLVRNREAFDRSPDDMPVFGTIASRFNDDGVTALYHHLRAELAGHGLRLPDGDLAPVEGRTSSTRTEIVPRTRTRYLAEIAETVRAYHDDTAAQAAVARRIQHLEATAELLDGAGDPTRDVERLADAAREDLEPANRRLLDDWPARAAELSGPDRPARTSLSGLQVPKLSLPRFADRGDLLRWLRSENLPGHFPFTAGVFPLKREGEDPARMFAGEGGPARTNRRFHLLSEGQPATRLSTAFDSVTLYGFDPAERPDVYGKIGTSGVSIASLDDMKVLYSGFDLCDPTTSVSMTINGPAPAILAMFLNTAIDQRLDRFVEEEGRAPTEAEAAELRSWVLSNVRGTVQADILKEDQGQNTCIFSTEFSLGVMADIAEWFVAERVRSFYSVSISGYHIAEAGANPISQLAFTLANGFTYVESYLARGLDVDDFAPNLSFFFSNGMDPEYSVLGRVARRIWAVAMRDRYGANERSQKLKYHVQTSGRSLHAQEMAFNDIRTTLQALCAIYDNANSLHTNAYDEAVTTPTAESVRRALAIQLIINREWGLAMNENPLQGSFVIEELTELVESAVLAELDAISSRGGVLGAMETGYQRGRIQDESILYEQRKHDGTLPIVGVNTFLNPDEPAERSDMELARSTDDEKRDQIERVRDFQRRHAEDRAAALDRLRAAALAGDNLFDVLMDTVRHCTLGEITDALFEVGGKYRRTV